Proteins encoded within one genomic window of Rhinoderma darwinii isolate aRhiDar2 chromosome 5, aRhiDar2.hap1, whole genome shotgun sequence:
- the SOX4 gene encoding transcription factor SOX-4 encodes MVQQSSNAENTEALLAGESSESGVGIELDMASSPTPGSTASTGGKADDPSWCKTPSGHIKRPMNAFMVWSQIERRKIMEQSPDMHNAEISKRLGKRWKQLKDSDKIPFIREAERLRLKHMADYPDYKYRPRKKVKSGASKPGEKGCSSPGAGSGAGNPGSCSSTKPPLKKSSGAKLCSKPHTKLVLGSKAFPEQPCILDHHSLYKSRTAGSSSRQAAPDSKKPKHRLYIFGAPGSSPMAVPASPTLSCSSGEASDPLSLYDDGASSMHNSPDSPSENDGYPRASSPAPSSSHSSSSSSAASSPSSASSSSSSASSSDEELEDELLELNPSPGFESMSLGSFSSSALDRDLDFNFEAGSGSHFEFPDYCTPEVSEMISGDWLESSISNLVFTY; translated from the coding sequence ATGGTGCAGCAGAGCAGCAACGCAGAGAATACAGAGGCACTGCTGGCAGGAGAGAGTTCGGAGTCCGGGGTCGGCATCGAGCTGGATATGGCATCTTCTCCTACCCCGGGCTCTACTGCCTCCACCGGGGGCAAAGCTGATGATCCGAGCTGGTGCAAGACGCCCAGCGGCCACATCAAGAGACCGATGAACGCGTTCATGGTGTGGTCGCAGATCGAACGCAGGAAGATCATGGAGCAGTCCCCGGACATGCACAACGCCGAGATCTCCAAGCGCCTGGGCAAGCGCTGGAAGCAGCTCAAGGACAGTGACAAGATCCCCTTCATCCGGGAGGCCGAGCGGCTGCGGCTCAAGCACATGGCCGACTACCCGGACTACAAGTACCGGCCCAGAAAGAAGGTCAAGTCTGGTGCCTCCAAGCCCGGAGAGAAGGGCTGCAGCAGCCCAGGGGCAGGCAGCGGTGCGGGGAACCCTGGCAGCTGCAGCTCCACCAAACCCCCGCTGAAGAAGAGCAGCGGTGCCAAGCTGTGCAGTAAGCCGCACACCAAGCTGGTCCTGGGCAGCAAAGCCTTCCCTGAGCAGCCGTGTATCCTGGACCACCACTCCCTGTACAAGTCCCGGACTGCGGGAAGCTCCAGCCGGCAGGCCGCCCCTGATAGCAAGAAGCCTAAACACCGGCTGTACATATTTGGCGCCCCAGGCTCATCACCCATGGCCGTGCCTGCCAGTCCGACTCTCAGCTGCAGTTCTGGCGAGGCCAGTGACCCGCTCAGCCTTTACGACGACGGGGCCAGCTCCATGCACAACTCCCCGGACTCTCCATCCGAAAACGACGGCTACCCGAGAGCATCCTCCCCGGCCCCGTCTTCctctcactcctcctcctcttcttcggctgcatcctccccctcctccgcatcctcctcctcttcatcggCTTCCTCCTCGGACGAGGAGCTGGAGGACGAGCTCCTGGAGCTGAACCCCAGCCCGGGCTTTGAGAGCATGTCACTGGGCAGCTTCAGCTCCTCCGCCCTGGACAGAGACCTGGACTTTAACTTTGAGGCGGGCTCTGGCTCGCACTTCGAGTTCCCGGACTATTGCACGCCAGAGGTGAGTGAGATGATCTCCGGGGACTGGCTGGAGTCCAGTATCTCCAACCTAGTGTTCACCTACTGA